Genomic segment of Dromiciops gliroides isolate mDroGli1 chromosome 3, mDroGli1.pri, whole genome shotgun sequence:
TATGATTTGGTTCTTGCTGTCCAAATCCAGAGTTCTGTCCACTACACCAATACTGCCTCTGCTCTTAGAACTTTCATGATCATTAGTTTATCTATACCTCTACTGACATCCTGTGCACAAGTGATTTCAAATAACATAGCAAATTCTTAAGTGACGCCCCAACGGAAAAGTACAAATCTCCACTCACCAAACATGGAATTGTCCATTACAAATGGAACAGACTGGATCAGTGAGATTTAAGGGCCCCCTCTCATAAAGGCTTCTCTAGTCAGACTGACAAGTGGCAGAACATTCCCATCAGAGGCAACAGAATGGACAAGCTACCTACCCATGTGTCAAAGCCATTTTAATAAACCCCTTTCTTTTGCTGATAAACAGAGTAAAACTTCCAGGATGTGCAACCAGTGACTCTTCTGCTCCCCCAAGTACAATGACTGAAATGTTTCCACCTTCCTCCTTGCTTAGCACATGAGATACACATTGTTTGGAAACCGAGACTGCTCCTtggtgaataaaataaaataagatgaaattattttattttaaggtaCTATTGAGGTACTAGTATGTCTTAAACCCAATTTCCTCTATTGCCCTTTTTAAGGAATGacattttttccagaaaaaaaaccacacattttATGGAATGAAATTTGCTATAACTAATTACATAAAGATACTGAAACAAATTTTGGAAGATTAGTTAAATCCTAAGGTCAATAAACACCATTTTTTACGATATCAAATGTAGGCATCTGCACAACTTTGATGGTTCCTCACTTAGATTatcattgccatcatcatcaccTCTAAAAAGTGGAGTAGTGGGTCCTTTGGTGAGGTACTGTAGCATGATTGGCCATACAACATACAAGAAAGAGACTGCAACAGAAACATGGACAAGAATAGGAGGAATTCACTGGTATACTGATTTCCGCATATCAAGTGGTATAAAAAAGTAGGGACGTTACTAATATTTACTCTTTCCATCCATCACCATAATTCCATGGCTAGATAGCAAATGAGTCCAAGGCAGAGGCTCTGACATACACGGTTACAGTGATCCTGGTCCATATGTGGGATCCTTCTCCATCATGTGGGATATatgacagtccctgtccttaaacAATTTAAGGTatcctatttatcattttttaaattcttctccataatccagcactGTGCTTTGTACACCATTGGTGCTTAATCGCTGTTGATCTATAGTATGAATATGTTGAAATCATTCAGGAGAACAATGAACATAGATCCTTTGGGTGAGATATTTCTGATTGCCTGCATGCCTGTTCCCTTGTGTATTGTTTCTCTGTGAAAAATCATGTGCATGGAGCTGCACCACAAACTGCTGAGACCTAGTTATTCTGGCATACCAAAGGGCTGGGATTAACTATTGAGTCACAATGTCAGTGACATCTTCACCCTTGATACTAACTCTTGAGCATGTGTCACTTTTGCTAGATATGCCTAAGGTGGTGTCCTGTGTCACTTCTGCTAGATATGCCTAAGGTGGTGTCCTGGTAAAGGTCATGGGGTTCTTACACATGTGTTTTTATATTAGCAtgattatttgcatttttaaaggaaaatttattttttttacacaaGATTCAAGTAAACTAAAGGATATTCTAAAAGGCACAGAAACATCtagtctgaattttaaaaaataagatgtgTGGGTTGATGGAGATTTAGGCTTTATCATTAAGCAGGGCTTTTTTTGGAATTGGGAGATTTGTAGAACATGTTACTGTGGAAGAAATTACCTTCTTCCCTTAGTCTAAattaaatcttttggaattgttatATGTTTATGGTATTTTAATactgcatatgtatataatatagagagaaaaagatagagacatagagaaagagatacagaggGGGGAGGAATATTTTGGTAGACTACTCCTTTCTGTTATGCATGTATGATTTCATTGGAGTGGATAACCTACACTGGGTAAGGTTTGATCATTCAGTTACCTATCAGTCATCTGTGATCTGCAATAACCTAAAAAGAACCTTCAAAGTCTTTGAAATAAGAAGTAAGGAAGCTGCTTCTAGTTTTCAGAGGAAACAGATATGATGCTGATAGGCTCTTGGGAAAGTCAGGATCCTCCACTAAGGAAACATAGCTTCTTAATGAAGTCCATGATGTTAAATTAGAATGAAAGCTAAGACATCCAAGCTTCACTGAAGGATAAAATCAGCTATTGGCTAGTGGAATGCTTCAGACCAATCAAAGTGAACAAAGTGAAATGGTTTCTGGCTAGTGTGGGACTTCCAGTGATTCCAAGCTCTAGGTTCAAGTAGCCACATGTGAGGGGAAGTCATTAAAGGCTTTATCAGTCAGTGAAGGAAGCTTCTGGAAGAGTTCTCCTCCCAAGGGAATGTCAATCAGACAgactgaaaaatatatttaactgTAGATGTGTTTTCCCTGGATGGCACATAAGGTCTTTGGAAGCAAGGCCTGTTTCACTGTTGTCTTTGtactcccagtgcttagcacacagtaggcacttaataaatgtctcctGAATAATGTACCTGCTGCCCGTCACCAATATAGGGAAAAGTGTTCCAGCCTTCACTTACCACTGCTCATGAGGTACTCTCTGAAGAAAGGACATCGGAACCAATAGGGAAGGGTGTGAAGATATGCGGTAAAGCCTGGAAACAGTTCCTTGAAATTCGAATGGTTTGTACAAAAGTTTCCAAATGCCCCAGCAACAAGCACTCCATGGGGATGAAATCCAAAGATATAGTTGTGACTTGGATCCAAATCCACTGTTTTGATGAGCTATAGAGcattcaaatggaagcaaagaTACCGTAGCCCCCAGAGCCCCCACCACCTTATTAGTAGCCAGTCACAAATAGGAgggagggtgtaattctttttttttgtttgtttgttttttttagtgaggcagttggggttaagtgacttgcccagggtcacacagctagtaagtgttaagtgtctgaggccggatttgaactcaggtactcctgactccagggccggtgctctatccactgcgccatctagctgccccgggtgtaATTCTTAAAGGAATGAAGGCTAAcatgagaaaaaagggaagggacaCTTGATTGGGAATAAGAGGATCCGAGtacaaatcttggctctgctttggCTACTCGTGTGACCTTTGGCCagtaatttccctttttttggcctcactttattcatctgtaaaattagggggttggactagatgacttctgatgtcccttccacctctaaatcacTATGAAACCTAAGAGGAGACCTCAAGCTGACttcaaaactaaaaaataaagagctttatataaatatgtatcagttaaatttttttttttcaatcatgtctcactcttcacaacaccatttgaggttttcttcgcAGAGATACTGGACCAgtttaccatttttttctctagttcattttacagatgaggaaactgaggtactttttttttagtgaggcaattggggttaagtgacttgcccagagtcacacagctagtaagtgtcaagggtctgagtctgaatttgaactcaggtcctcctgaatccaaggccagtgctctatccactgcaccacgtagctgccccactgaGGTACTTTTATCTGACAGGGACTATAAAAGGTCAaattcaacttccttattttaggGAAGGcccatagagattaagtgacttacatggGGATATCTAGATGAAAGGATTAGAAATTGTCTATCTTAAAAGGGAAAGGTTCTAAGGACAAGTTGAAAAACTGGTATCTTAATCTTCTCCCATTCCAAATcctataacaaataatatattttactcaCATGCATTGGAAAATATTCCCTAAAGTACTTCCAAACAGTCCAACTTCTGACCCAGTCGAACCTCCTGCCTCCTGAGTCTGGGGTCTTCCAGTCGAAGTAGAGCCACGTTAAATAAGGGACATAGATAAACCAATAGTTTTTATAAAGCAGCATCACAAAGATTCCACAACACAGTTGTCCTGCAAGGCAAAAAGAGAACCAGGGATCAGGATTGGTTGGTACTAGTTATGGCGGCACCCAGCAAGATGAATATTAGGAACTCGATATTtgataaattgaatttaattaacCACGATCCTTCCTATTCCACTGCAGGGTTGCATGGAAGTTGCAGGTGTTTTCCCGACTATTTTGGCCAAACAGATATAAGCAAAGTAGTATCTCTATTCTCCCACAAAATTCCTGGTGTGGAGGTGAATCTGACTTCTCTAATGCTATGGCAATAGAAACTCTGGCAAGTTTTACCAAGACAGAATGGCTACAAGTCTAAACAGAGAGTCTACCAGCCATGTTCAAAGAGAAAGTTGATCCCAGATAATACTAGACAGCACTCAGTTCTGTACAATCCCCCTTCTACCTATGCAGAGATCTTTATTCCATAACCAATGAGTTGATACACAACTGCTGAAATCAAACCATATGCATTCTGACGTTCTTCCTACAAATGATACaaggttgttcagttgttcagtcatgtctgaatcttcatgacccatcatggggttttcttaccaaagataatggagtagtttgccatttccttctccagagtgtccccattttacagatgaggaactgggacaaatggggtttaagtgatttgccagggtcacacagctagtaagtgtgtgaagccagatttgaacttaatcctgacttcaggctgggcactctatccactgcgccacctagctgccccagacagaaGGTACatgcagaaaaatggaaagataactCAGACTTTCCAGTCCTTCCCCTAGATACCTTGACTTGTCCTACCTAGGTATGTAAGGGACTCTTTGGTATTGTAAGAGATAATTAAGGTGAAATTAGGGTGTTTTATCAGTTCTTAAATAAGTTAGGAATAAGTATTTCCTCTGGTAGGAAATATTCCTGTCTGGTTGGGGTATATGAagtgttcaggaggactagcacctctcaTGTGAGGGCTTGCCatgcccttttcagggctgctcatccacctttggtgcccAACCACTCACCCAACCCTCATCTgagactccaagaagctgtagcatgtgcagcagccacaccctagtAAACCAAAGATGGACTTAAACTAGGTTGAGGTTAGCCAATAGTCTTCAACCCtgttggtgaattagggggatgtctctcccaagcatgtgaagacttttcctGGTGAAATGGCCAtataagaataatttgttccaaaagCCATGAACGCAGGTGAAGTGGGCATTGTGGAGtacttaaagcttggtcagacattaaagatgctaacgtcatccattgcatcccaggACATTaccagtcattctgacttttatcttgccactaaactgatgactttgtgtaactctgcctcactcaaatccaattcactagcaAGTCTAGACATCACCCttgatatcactggtcctcttcaaaaatgaaggacaaacaactcaaCTCCCTTTTTGATATCAGAGAACAATAGGACATAAAGATGTTTATTCACTATCTCTAAATTTGGAGCTGAAGTTGTAGGTCAGCAAGATCCTGCTCTCTGATCAAGCTTTTCTAAGGACTGAGGTTGGTAGGAGTAGCCACAAATGGTGGACTCAAGCTAAAACTCAGGTAGAGCTGCCTCTGTGACCTAACACAGAAAACTCCTGAGGCCTTGCTCGGTGGCAGCAAAGACTATACCCGACTAATGATGGAGAAAGATTTGATTCAGCAGAGTTTTGGCCTTGCTGGAGAACAGTGTCTGTTATTCTCCACTGAAGGCCACCATGAACCCTGAAAGCTCCAAGCTTGGTGAGAccgaggcacagaaaggttagtAAGTTTGTTCAAAGTAATGCAGACATTAAGTGActatggtaggatttgaatccagtgcttctgattccaaatccagtgtcctaTCCATTACACCAGTCCTACCCCTGCCAGCAGGGCCACAAAACTCCTGACCCAGTgaagcctgaaccagattaaaatgtcattgagaaatgtttaacaaaataaataaaaatacaatacaacatagatgatgttaatttgtggttttctaagtcagtatgaaGCTGGAGAGTTCCCTCTCCATTTGAATTCAACACTACTGTACTACACTATAATGCTTTTAAGGGGAACCTGTGTCACGGTACAGGGGGCTGTCAGATAGTGAGTAACTGCAAAACAAGGAAGTGAGAATACCCCCAACCTTTCTGTTGTGACAGCCTCTGATATAGGAGTTACAATCCTATTTTAACAGGGAGGAAATGACTGGGTCCTGGTAACATAGTCATTGCCCAATCAGCTGCCTCTTTGCAATCAGATCATCAACTAGTTAGAGTAAAACATTCGAATgccaaatgaaaaggaaggataaGTATGAGACAATGTGACATGTGATTACAACAGCTCCAAATAACCCTGATGGCTctgaaaaacaatggaaaaaaaagtttgaatcACTATTTCTTAGAAAAGATTAACCATTAAGAAACGGTCACCAGAACAAAGAGGCTGAAAGAGCCCAtaaatcccccaccccccaatagcACTCAGTCTTCCTGGCAAGTGCGGAGACAAGGTGGCCAAGGGAAGCACCAGTTTAAAGAACAAACTCACATGCAAAACTTTACAGAGGCATATGGAAAACTATAGACACAATCTCTTACAAAACCATGAAAAGCAGTTCAGAGAGAAATGAGCTTTCAGGAAGCATGGTCTAAGATCCAAATGAATTAAGATCACAGTCATATAGTTTGTAGATGAAGCCGGAAGGACACAACAaatagtcatggaatggaaaatATTTGTTGGTGTTTCTACAGTGATCTACTTTCATTTCCTAATCCCATCAACTGCAAGCGCCCTCCCTCTAAAGCCACATTTCATTTGACCAAAATTGTCcaatatctctcctccctttctcagccatCTCTTTGAAAAAAGCTGTATgcattcatctttcctttctctcctggcACTCAATCCTCAACCCTTTGCAATTTGGCTTCCAACTTCAATAACTCTACTTAATCTCCTTCAAAGTTCCCAACCATCTCTTAAGTGCCAGATCTGGTCATATTTGTTCATATTTTCTCAATGTTTCtgctgttgatcaccctctcttCCTGGGTACTGGCTCCCCTTTGAGCTTTCATGACATGATTATTTCCTTATGTCTCCTTTCTGCCTAACTGCCCCTTCATAGTCCCTGTATTGGTTCCTCATTCAGATCACGTCCCCTAAGTATGGGTGTTCACCAAGATTCTGAAATAGGCTCTCCTCCCTCTATACTTTCtctcttggtaacctcatcagGTCCCAAGAGTTTTAACTATCATGAGTCTGAGATAACTCTAAAATTTATATATCCAGCTCTACTCTCTCCTTCTCTGAGCTTTAGTCATTTGTACAAACTTTCTTGAAAATGTGCCCAATTGCCAAACAGGTAAAAGACATAGAACTAAGTTATGTTTTAGGGACAAGTgagcaagatggcagagtagtaaaaagaaaaatagctattTCCAACCCCTGCTCCACAAAGATCTAGGGAACTCACTAGACAAAATCTTAATCTAGAAATCCAATTTTAACAAATCACAGTGGAAGCATAGGGAGACAGTCTCTGAATCTCTGAGTCTCTGAGTCTCTGAAAAAGCACAATAATCAATACACTTTAAAAGCACCAGCAGGAGCAGCCCAAATATGCCCTgctccccctcaccccctcccaaATGGAGAGAACTCAG
This window contains:
- the MOGAT1 gene encoding 2-acylglycerol O-acyltransferase 1; amino-acid sequence: MKVQFAPINIPLERRLQTAAVLQWVFSFLLLGQLCCGIFVMLLYKNYWFIYVPYLTWLYFDWKTPDSGGRRFDWVRSWTVWKYFREYFPMHLIKTVDLDPSHNYIFGFHPHGVLVAGAFGNFCTNHSNFKELFPGFTAYLHTLPYWFRCPFFREYLMSSGAVSVSKQCVSHVLSKEEGGNISVIVLGGAEESLVAHPGSFTLFISKRKGFIKMALTHGAYLVPVFSFGENELFKQVNNPEGSWLRAVQEKLYQKVGFTLPLFHARGVFQYNFGLMPYRKPIFTVVGHPIPVQQNPHPTAEQIDELHQTYLEELRKLFEKHKRKYGIPEEETLIFK